Genomic window (Mycolicibacterium smegmatis):
GGGATCTCGTCGAGTTCCTCGACGAACAGCGTGTCACCGGAGATGTAGAGCCTTCGTGTGGCGCCGCCTTCCGCGACCCCCTCGGTGACCTCGATCATCGAACCCATCACGGGCGGCAGCACGCGGTGCACCGGCGCGGGGGCGTGCCTGCCGGGCAGCGAGGTCACCGTGACCGTGGTGGCGCCCTTGGTGATCGTGTGGGTCTGCCACGTCGTCATCGGCACCGTCGCCTCAAATCCGCGGTGGGACAGGCGCTTCGCGGCATTCGGTGTGGTGAGGATCGGCAGCGTGTGGTCCAGGCCGGCCTGGGCCACACGGTCCCAGTGGTCGCCGTGCATGTGCGAGAGCACCACGGCGTCGAGCGGCGGCAGCTCGTCGATCGAGTACGCCGGTTCCCGCAGCCGCTTGGACATCAGCCCGTACCCCAGGTAGGCGTGCTGGCCCTGGTGCAGGAAGTTCGGGTCGGTGAGCAGGGTGACGTCACCGGCCGAGATCAGCGTGGTGGCGTTGCCGACGAACGTGATGTCCATTGGCCCCGTCTACCCATCGGATTGGGGTTTATTCGCGATTCTGTTGCGCAAACGTCAGCGACGATGTTGCATCACGTTGTGGGCGAAGAGGTCAAACGCACCGAGTACACGCGGGCGCACCGCCAGGAGTACCGCCGCAAGGTGCAGCTGTGCCTCGACGTGTTCGAGACCATGCTCAACCAGTCCAGCTTCGAGTTCGAGCGTCCGCTCACCGGCATGGAGATCGAGTGCAACCTCGTCGACCGCGACTACCAGCCGGCGCTGCGCAACCACGAGGTGCTCAAGTCCATCGCCGATCCGGCCTACCAGACCGAATTGGGCGCTTACAACATCGAATTGAACGTGCCGCCGCGCCCGCTGCCGGGCCGCTCCGCGCTCGAGCTTGAGGACGAGGTCCGCGCGAGCCTCAACGCCGCCGAGGCCAAGGCGGCCGCGGAAGGCACCCACATCGTGATGATCGGGATCCTGCCGACGCTTATGCCCGAACACCTTTCGGGCAGCTGGATGAGCGACTCGACCCGCTACCAGGCGCTCAACGACTCGATCTTCACCGCCCGCGGAGAGGACCTGGTGATCGACATATCCGGGCCCGAGCGGCTGAGTATCCAGGCCGCCTCGATCGCCCCCGAATCGGCATGCACCAGCATGCAGCTGCACCAGCAGGTGTCCCCCGCCGAGTTCGCGCAGTACTGGAACGCCGCGCAGGTGCTGGCCGGTCCGCAACTCGCGGTGGGCGCCAACTCGCCGTTCTTCTTCGGCCACCACCTGTGGGCCGAGACCCGCATCGAGTTGTTCACCCAGGCCACCGACACCCGGCCCGACGAACTCAAGACCCAGGGCGTGCGCCCTCGGGTGTGGTTCGGTGAACGCTGGATCACCTCGATCTTCGACCTGTTCGAGGAGAACGTCCGCTACTTCCCGTCCCTGCTGCCCGAGGTGTCCGACGAGGACCCGGCCGCCGAACTCGCCGCGGGCCGCACCCCCAAGCTCTCGGAGCTGCGCCTGCACAACGGCACCATCTACCGCTGGAACCGGCCCATCTACGACGTCGTGAACGGGATGCCGCACCTGCGCGTGGAGAACCGGGTGCTGCCGGCCGGCCCCACCGTGATCGACATGATGGCCAACGCGGCGTTCTACTATGGGCTGCTGCGCACCCTCTCCGAAGAGGACCGGCCCATCTGGACCAAGATGAGTTTCGCTGCCGCGCAGCACAATTTCACCGCCGCCGCGCAGCACGGCATGGAGTCGCGGCTGTACTGGCCCGAGCTGGGCGAGGTGACACCCGACGAGCTGATCCTGCGTCAACTGCTGCCGCTGGCCCACGAGGGC
Coding sequences:
- a CDS encoding MBL fold metallo-hydrolase yields the protein MDITFVGNATTLISAGDVTLLTDPNFLHQGQHAYLGYGLMSKRLREPAYSIDELPPLDAVVLSHMHGDHWDRVAQAGLDHTLPILTTPNAAKRLSHRGFEATVPMTTWQTHTITKGATTVTVTSLPGRHAPAPVHRVLPPVMGSMIEVTEGVAEGGATRRLYISGDTLFVEELDEIPARFTSIDAGILHLGGTRLPFGRHLPFGLTVTMDGRQGADLAELLEPGKVIPVHFDDYGVFASPLSDFREEMARRGMGERVVELGRGESVTV